One Pleurocapsa sp. PCC 7327 DNA segment encodes these proteins:
- a CDS encoding SRPBCC family protein, producing MEKTVFEQSVQINASSTIVERCITDLDLMHRWLNPVLRCQPVGEWSTKIGSRSRFIIKIPVIEPTLKSVVVEREPGLIVWEFDGFFKGRDRWECQPNPKGTQLINRFEFEIPNPLIGWGFDRFAANWTKNDMKAQLKRLKRVAEEVYQTECS from the coding sequence ATGGAAAAGACAGTTTTTGAACAATCAGTTCAAATTAATGCCAGTTCAACAATTGTCGAGCGTTGCATTACCGATCTCGATCTGATGCATCGCTGGTTAAATCCAGTTTTGCGTTGCCAACCCGTTGGCGAATGGAGTACCAAGATAGGAAGTCGAAGTCGATTTATTATTAAAATTCCTGTTATCGAACCTACCTTAAAAAGCGTAGTAGTCGAACGAGAACCAGGATTAATCGTATGGGAATTTGATGGTTTTTTTAAAGGACGCGATCGCTGGGAATGCCAACCCAACCCCAAAGGAACGCAACTCATCAATCGCTTTGAATTCGAGATTCCCAATCCGCTGATCGGTTGGGGATTCGATCGCTTTGCTGCCAATTGGACAAAAAACGATATGAAAGCTCAATTAAAACGACTCAAACGAGTTGCAGAGGAAGTTTATCAAACCGAGTGCAGTTGA
- a CDS encoding alpha/beta fold hydrolase, translating into MSEITSRLSFIAPTPIQPELPLFIFLPGMDGTGQLYQRQADRLAKFFDIRCLAIPPDDMNDWDSLAKKTVALIKNELLKRQRDGETRRWGDGNGKSHASPHPIYLCGESFGGCLALKLVLEAPKLFDRLILVNPSSSFNRRPCLSWGIQITHWMPDFLHPVSALALLPFLASLERMSSGDRMALLRAMNSIPPHVVSWRLSLLKNFAVADNDLRRIAQPTLLIASTGDRVLPSMEEAKRLDSFLPNAQTVILPDSGHACLLETNIYLDEIMKANNFIESKLLSSDRQVVA; encoded by the coding sequence ATGTCAGAAATCACCAGTCGTCTGAGTTTTATTGCTCCAACCCCCATCCAGCCAGAGTTGCCCCTGTTTATCTTTCTGCCTGGAATGGATGGGACGGGTCAACTCTATCAACGACAAGCCGATCGATTAGCCAAGTTTTTTGATATTCGGTGTTTGGCTATTCCCCCAGACGATATGAACGACTGGGATAGTCTTGCTAAGAAAACCGTCGCTCTTATCAAAAACGAACTTCTTAAGAGACAAAGAGACGGGGAGACAAGAAGATGGGGGGATGGAAATGGAAAATCTCATGCCTCCCCTCATCCCATTTATCTGTGCGGCGAATCTTTCGGGGGATGTTTGGCACTGAAATTGGTTTTAGAAGCACCGAAGCTGTTCGATCGCCTCATTTTGGTCAATCCGTCCTCTTCTTTCAATCGACGACCGTGCTTGAGTTGGGGAATTCAAATTACTCACTGGATGCCGGACTTTCTACATCCAGTGTCAGCCTTGGCGTTGTTGCCTTTTTTGGCTTCTTTAGAGAGAATGTCGTCAGGCGATCGCATGGCTTTACTGAGAGCAATGAATTCCATACCGCCCCATGTTGTATCATGGCGATTGTCGCTACTGAAGAATTTCGCGGTTGCCGACAACGATTTGCGCCGCATCGCTCAACCTACGTTACTGATTGCCAGTACTGGCGATCGGGTACTGCCGTCAATGGAAGAAGCGAAACGATTAGACAGTTTTCTGCCTAACGCTCAAACGGTCATCCTGCCTGACAGCGGTCATGCTTGTTTGTTAGAAACGAATATTTATCTCGATGAAATTATGAAAGCGAATAATTTCATTGAAAGCAAGCTTTTGAGTAGCGATCGCCAAGTGGTTGCTTAG
- a CDS encoding 1-acyl-sn-glycerol-3-phosphate acyltransferase → MSYDLTKTSLPVSQSLLGAMGMRMFVYHEDRIPQEASAVVVVSNHRSFMDAPILIQALRRPVRVACHRYMGQTPILKEAIDLLGCIPLDEPKKRGRQFFERATRLLQSRQWVGIFPEGASPMIQLTQPREMRKFQRGFAHLALRASVPDLAVLPVAIASEAENIALIFPVRLLRLFDPSEPLFNGAGWHPVLVYRHANVLIGRPYWITARHRQQYQGGSAKQVVTELTDYCRQEIAQLLQTESS, encoded by the coding sequence ATGTCCTACGACTTAACTAAGACTTCTCTTCCGGTTTCTCAATCGCTCTTGGGGGCGATGGGAATGCGGATGTTTGTTTATCATGAAGACCGGATTCCCCAAGAGGCTAGCGCAGTGGTGGTTGTGAGCAATCATCGCAGTTTTATGGACGCCCCGATTTTAATTCAAGCGCTCAGACGACCAGTTCGCGTTGCCTGCCATCGCTATATGGGTCAAACACCAATCTTAAAAGAAGCGATCGACCTACTAGGCTGCATCCCCTTAGATGAACCGAAAAAACGCGGGAGACAATTTTTCGAGCGAGCCACTAGACTATTGCAATCTCGGCAATGGGTGGGAATCTTTCCCGAAGGGGCTTCGCCGATGATCCAGTTAACCCAACCCAGGGAAATGAGGAAGTTTCAGCGAGGATTTGCTCATTTAGCCCTCAGAGCATCGGTTCCCGACTTAGCGGTACTGCCCGTCGCGATCGCGTCGGAAGCCGAAAACATCGCTTTAATCTTTCCCGTGCGGTTGCTGCGGCTTTTCGATCCCTCAGAACCCCTATTCAATGGCGCAGGATGGCATCCAGTGTTAGTCTATCGCCATGCTAATGTATTAATCGGTCGTCCTTATTGGATTACCGCACGGCACCGCCAACAGTATCAGGGAGGAAGCGCCAAACAGGTAGTTACCGAATTAACCGATTACTGTCGCCAAGAAATCGCCCAACTGTTGCAAACCGAATCTAGTTAA